The sequence ctataaattAGATTCCGAAAAAATAAGAATGTTTTCACTTTATCATTTATCTTCCCACGCCACTACTCTTTATACAATACcctatttttataatagtttacTAAAATCTTTTTGTTGCTTTCAAAAGTATTTCATCTTTTGAACCTAAAATTGAAAAATCACATTTACAGTTGTCACTTAgcacatttaaataaattaatttcggACAAACAAAGACTTGTGTACCTTGATTATTTTAACAAAACTTGTATAGGACCTACATTGTTATGTATCTAATTTTCAATCCAATTAATTTCTATCTTCTTTTGGCTAACCAATCCAAATCGTTTCATATCTCGTCTGTTGCAATATCGCATTCACTGTTTATAAAATGgaactattaaatataattcttaTCTACAAGGGAAAGACAAATCAAGAACTCAAATACAATTACTTGGAAAACTAAAGCTGAAATAACTTAAGAAATTCAAACAGAAATAACAacagagaaaataaaatttcaaaattacgaACTCTGAAAAGAGCATTTGCTATCAAATTAGTTTATTTCTCCCACTTGTCACTTGCAGAAAAAAGATGACCATTGAAGCCAATAATTTAATAACATGGATTTGAATGTAGCCTAAAGATGACAGTATTGAGATTTGTGTGTACGTGTTTTATTGGACAAAGGACAATATTGTGATGTGCTTCAGTTCCATCTCTTCGCTGTATGAACCAATCGTTGCTGTAATCTGCCCCATTATGTCCTACTATTTGCTGGAgtcttatcaatttaaaatatcttcttattataattcattcatatatatactttaacaaATTATACATTTCAATTTCTATAAAAATCTAGATGATAGAAAAAATACACCCACAAATTGTTTATGTATAACTGattaatataaagtatatatcCACTTTGATAAGACGACAAtgttgatttataaacaaatcTATTCACAAGCAAGAGCTGTGTAAAACTGTGaatcacacacacatatattaatttgatttaaTGTATAAACCACACATTTTACATATTCGTCGTATATTCTATAAGGACATGATGACTTGATTAATTAAATCGGGACATCACTAATGCTTTCTCTCCTCTTGATCTTCACCTTTAGCCCACCAGCCATATGAGCCGTTAGAAGAGGAACAAATACCGGCCGGTTTTTGCAAACCGTTATGATCTCAAACCGACTCAAAACCGAACCAACCACGTATTTCATCTGCATAAACGCCATTTCTTTGCCTATACAAACCCTTGGTCCGGCTTGGAATACTGGAAACTTGAACGAGCTCACACTTTTCAACACCGGTTTTGTACCGTAATTTAGTTCTTCCTCAAACCACCGGTTCGGTTTAAACTCGTCCCAATCTTGACCCCACACGTTCTCCATCCTTCCCATACCGTAAGGGAAATAAGTAACTTTATCTCCTTTTTTCACGTGTGTCCCGTCCGGTAAAACGTCGTCGTTTGCTGCATGCTTTGAGTCCCAAGCCACTGGTGGATATAGTCTCATTGCTTCGCAGAGACAAGCTTTCATGTAACTCATTTCTCTCAAATCCTCAACTCCTAACCCTATCGGTCCCTTGTTTGTTACTTCTTCAAGAATCTTCTTCTCCATGGTAGGGTTCTCACTCAACAGCCAGAAAAGCCACGTCATCGCCGCCGAGGTAGTATCCCTTCCCGCCATGATAAAGCTGATCACTGAATCTCTCACTGATTCCTCGTCATGTCCGGCCGCGAGAAACCTAGACAAGAGGTCTAGCTTGTCAGATACGTTACCATTAATTTTGAGACTTTTCTTCTTGGCCCTGATGATCTCGGAGACGGACATGTGTACGGTCTTGATCGCTTCTCTGAGCTTCCTTTCGCTCCCTACGTTCAACAAACGCTTCAGCTTCCACACGGCGTAAACCGGCTCCGTCGCACGGCGAGCGCTGATCGCCGCCGCTACATCAAAAGCCTCGACAAGAACCGGAACGGGTCGGGTCAAATCAAGACAATCCGGATCCCAACCTAATGAAACTTTGCAAACTACGTCGAAAGCAAAACGTTTCAAGATCTCCTGAAAGTCCACCGTCCTTCCTCCGTCGCACTCCGCGGCAGCGGAGGAAAGCACGGGAACAAGGCGGGTCTCGACTTCTTCACGGAGGATCTCGAAAGTGAACTCCCTTAGGGAACGCATTGTAAACTCGTGGCTCGCGAGTTTTCGCTGGGAGCTCCATAACTCACCGTCAGAGTTAAAGATTCCACCACCAAGTAGGTCTCCGAGGAGGTCGGTGAAAGGTTTTCCTTTAGGGAAGTTacaaaagtttgttttgagAATATGCTCAACGTTTTCGGGGTTGGCCGTGACAATGGTTCGGCGGTTGAGGAGCAGTTCTACGGTGATGGTTTGAGATGGAGAGAGGCGGAGGAGGTCGGTGTACCATTGGAGGAGACGGTGGCGATTCTTTTTGAAGGAGAGGATCGAGCCAATGAGTGGATACGACTTTAGCCTTGTGGAGGACTCGGTTTGTGGTCTTAGGGCTTTTGTTGAAAAGGAGCAGATTAGTATAAACCCTAATATTAGAAATAGGACGAGAACTGCGGTGAGAATTTCCATATTTGGAgttctttgtttcttcttctggtaatttgtattatgtttttttttttgatgtgtGTTCCTGATATGTATaggaactatatatatatggtaaggATTAATCATACAAGTTGTGGCTCCGACCATATTAGTCCAGAAAACgacataataaaaatgattattacatttttatattctgTCTTTATAGATTTAGATCTGTTTTAGCCATACATATATTTGTGACCTTTTAAATTAGGTTTATCTGGTATAGTCTGATCAATCCTTACGAACACATTTTACTGAGACAGAATAAAATAACtcagaataaataataaactattaactaatcatataaataaattgacatataaaaacgttttttcatcaaatatttatcaaatcacttacataaaaagagaaaacgaaataaaggaaacaaatcaTATAACTAATCACATATCCAACAgaataaatcattaaatatcGACAACAATAGAAAAAAGACATGGTGCAAGATATATGCACTTGAACTGACACAAACACGTGATTCATGATGCAAAAGTTACTAATTGAGCTGATAAAATATGCTTTACAACAGTGAATTagtatatctttaaaaaaattgattgagTGCAAGTACACAACGCCTCACAAAGTGGATCCGTCCCTAACCCTCGTATCGATCGACATAAACAAGTTGTATAATAAGCAGAAGTAGAACCCGCtagattatttttctttaccATTTTTACGCTGATTTTCTTTATCTTATATATGCCACTTCCAAAAGAATACAACAAAACTGGAAAATGTGCATGGTCGTTTATTTTGTTGTCAAACGCATAATTAAGCtgataaagaaaatattgaaCCACATTTATATTAGACGTCGACGCAGCAATACAATCACTCATTGAcccaaaaagaaataaataatacatagaTGTGAAGGACAAGGACAAGCCAGTACCATTAGCACTGGTGGCCAAATCTCCAGCCGAATTTTCATCAGAAAAAGTAGACACGCCTCAGACACTGAAACTACAAAacgtttaatttgttttttcagctttctaaatttataacttaatgaaaaaatgataaatatatgtTACATCGTTGAATTTAGTGGTTTTTGATTCTGTGAAACACTTAGGACTTTTTCATTctcactctattttttcttttaaaattgagtaaaaatgaattttgagtAATAAATGTTCTAACTCAATTCAATATCTTATTTCATAATGAAGTTTGCttcataaatggagtaatccattttttgtttgttcatcattcTGAAAAATAGAATAGAATTGTAGTATTTTTATTCAGTATTTACTTTTACTtaattttggagaaaaaaatgaaattttatattagaGATGCTCTTAGCAGTGTCTCTCAAATCTCAAGTTATAGTCTAGTATATATTTGATGCCAATAGAATAATTTATTTTCGGTGGTAAGGTTATTGGTTGCACGTATTTACAAGCAACCTGTAATTATAAAATGAATAATGATATAAAATCAATTCGCCACACTGGATTAGCACTATAGATACTATTCTTTTAGAATCTCGTTAGCTTCATAAGCTAGTTTAATTCAAACCCCCTAGTAATCATTAATTAAGTCCAGTACGTGATGATATAAATGAATGATCTGTCAGCTTTGTCAAATAGTGAACTTTGATTCTTAGGAGATCCTGTAGATTTGTTGAATGAAggaaatatcaaatatatagcTATATTCTATGCAAGAAACATTTGTTTAGTACATAGTGGAACTGGTCTGTGCAGTGTGTAGTTTGTTTAATGAGAAGAGGTTCTTTTAAATTCGGATCCAGAATTGAACACAATCTTGATAAGTTTTCGAATTATCTCTTTAACTAATAGTTCTTAAATTTGGATTTTACATTTACGTACAACGAAATAATTTGGACAAGATTGTAGGTTTCACTGTTCGAGTATACGCCAATATAAACATGGATGTGTCGGATAAGATCAAGCACATAGATGAAATTCCTCAGCCGAAATATTAAAAAGCGAATAATTGCAAGATATTATTGAACTcagaagaaaaacaataaatatacaCTTTTTGTATGACTACCGACTACTAGTTATCGAACTGATTAGCATCATTATTGTGCACGTGGTTCTCGTGTTGAAAGTTGAGTTTTACCTCATCAAGAAAAAGTCAGAACTAGACTAGTTCCACTGACTTCTTTTCAAGC is a genomic window of Brassica napus cultivar Da-Ae chromosome A2, Da-Ae, whole genome shotgun sequence containing:
- the LOC106382901 gene encoding cytochrome P450 94B1, whose translation is MEILTAVLVLFLILGFILICSFSTKALRPQTESSTRLKSYPLIGSILSFKKNRHRLLQWYTDLLRLSPSQTITVELLLNRRTIVTANPENVEHILKTNFCNFPKGKPFTDLLGDLLGGGIFNSDGELWSSQRKLASHEFTMRSLREFTFEILREEVETRLVPVLSSAAAECDGGRTVDFQEILKRFAFDVVCKVSLGWDPDCLDLTRPVPVLVEAFDVAAAISARRATEPVYAVWKLKRLLNVGSERKLREAIKTVHMSVSEIIRAKKKSLKINGNVSDKLDLLSRFLAAGHDEESVRDSVISFIMAGRDTTSAAMTWLFWLLSENPTMEKKILEEVTNKGPIGLGVEDLREMSYMKACLCEAMRLYPPVAWDSKHAANDDVLPDGTHVKKGDKVTYFPYGMGRMENVWGQDWDEFKPNRWFEEELNYGTKPVLKSVSSFKFPVFQAGPRVCIGKEMAFMQMKYVVGSVLSRFEIITVCKNRPVFVPLLTAHMAGGLKVKIKRRESISDVPI